One window from the genome of Gimesia aquarii encodes:
- a CDS encoding AAA family ATPase, whose amino-acid sequence MSGVVRLSIIDPNEATRNELKNMLIGVDMVWLEAECSRYEFFSDVVSQTQPDIALISLDANPEMALNLIAQVTRDLPSCNVIVVSSSQEGSLILKAMRNGAKEFLGFPLVLEDFLSALNRIQLTSGKSEGEQSAPRSSQVITVAGVSGGVGCTSLAINLACCLASNERNSVAVIDLDLALGDTDVWLDIIPDYTIQDVAENIARLDYSLLKRSLTKHNCGAFLLPRPVQMDQSMQITTEVLKRIIALLRATFTHLVIDVSKSYNSLDMAAMELSDTVLLTAQLDLPCLRNVVRLSQFFDTNEHLSDKIKVVMNRLGLEDTQISISKALETIGRDIFCQIPNDYATMVESRNNGVPLVLQSPKAKLTRTIMDLAVSIGGDLSTTDEDSTAKKKKSLFGFLNHSK is encoded by the coding sequence ATGAGTGGAGTTGTTCGATTATCAATAATCGATCCTAATGAAGCAACACGCAATGAGCTAAAGAATATGCTTATTGGTGTCGATATGGTTTGGCTTGAAGCAGAATGTAGCCGTTACGAATTCTTTTCAGATGTTGTATCACAGACTCAACCAGACATTGCTTTGATATCACTGGATGCTAATCCTGAGATGGCACTCAATCTCATTGCTCAAGTCACTCGGGATCTACCATCTTGTAATGTCATCGTCGTGAGTAGCTCGCAGGAAGGCAGCCTGATATTAAAGGCAATGCGTAATGGTGCCAAAGAATTTTTAGGTTTCCCTTTGGTCTTGGAAGATTTTCTGTCTGCCCTGAATCGGATACAGCTTACCTCTGGGAAATCCGAGGGTGAGCAAAGTGCGCCACGCTCAAGTCAAGTGATCACGGTAGCGGGTGTGAGTGGAGGCGTTGGCTGTACTTCTCTTGCCATCAATCTGGCTTGTTGTCTGGCAAGCAATGAAAGAAATAGTGTGGCGGTAATCGATCTTGATTTAGCATTGGGTGATACCGATGTCTGGTTGGATATTATTCCCGACTACACCATTCAGGATGTTGCAGAAAATATCGCAAGACTGGACTATTCGTTATTGAAGCGATCTTTGACCAAACATAATTGTGGTGCGTTTTTATTGCCTCGACCAGTACAAATGGATCAGTCGATGCAAATCACGACTGAAGTCTTAAAACGCATTATTGCACTTTTACGAGCTACGTTTACCCATCTGGTGATCGATGTCAGCAAATCATATAACAGTCTTGATATGGCAGCGATGGAATTGTCTGATACGGTCTTGTTGACAGCTCAGTTGGATTTGCCATGCCTTAGAAATGTGGTGCGTTTATCACAATTTTTTGATACGAACGAACATCTTTCAGACAAAATCAAAGTTGTAATGAACCGCTTAGGATTGGAAGACACCCAAATCAGCATCAGTAAAGCGTTGGAAACCATTGGTCGTGATATCTTCTGTCAAATACCAAATGATTATGCCACAATGGTTGAATCAAGAAATAATGGAGTTCCTCTCGTCTTACAGTCGCCGAAAGCGAAGTTGACCAGAACGATTATGGATTTAGCAGTTAGTATTGGCGGTGATCTTTCTACTACTGACGAAGACTCAACAGCGAAAAAGAAGAAAAGCCTCTTTGGCTTTTTGAATCATTCAAAATAA
- a CDS encoding Flp family type IVb pilin: MKNLTKSIKNFLVSEDGPTAVEYAVMLALIVIVCLTAIQAVGTNANAKFEQVRDALT; encoded by the coding sequence ATGAAGAATCTGACAAAGAGCATCAAGAATTTCCTGGTTTCAGAAGATGGTCCTACAGCTGTAGAATACGCTGTGATGCTTGCTCTGATTGTGATTGTTTGTTTAACAGCAATTCAGGCTGTCGGAACAAACGCTAACGCGAAGTTCGAACAAGTTCGTGATGCGTTGACCTAA
- a CDS encoding type II and III secretion system protein family protein produces MLALKKQLKMIRLPLVVLLVCCFTNVEGYSQKEQAAAPGASEPIVQVTAPKMKLEITEKFSKILKFPGKIKRVDGFDPTVLGVTALTPNEIRVQAIIPGVTTLVITDENKKVFSVETFVSGDARHLQAYLRELFPSSSVTAIKVQDSVVLRGWVTEPEAITEMVEIAEQFFPNGVLNQMKLAGVQQVLLKVKIMEVQRSKIRQLGVNWLFLNQSSYVYSTPGSLVPITGITVPFGGPPALTASQNLLSGTSLGFGLVDSSSIFQAFIEALKQEALLKILAEPELVTTSGRPANLLSGGEFPILVPQSLGTVTIEWREFGVRMEAVPIVLGNGRLRLEVQPEVSERDFSNAVQVAGTTVPGLTVRRANTAVEMNFGETMVIAGLISSRKTAETSKTPFLGELPVIGAAFRRVKYNEGETELVIMVTPELVSPLKSGQTPPGGPGLFTATPTDRELYLDGVLEVPNYGDDCPECRYSVPGPISPESMMYSSDHVLPPASASQVPPVPAAPSVKSEVIKKSTLSPEEMKNLQQQQKLKKATTKTPFSPKVPTLNGPSAGKWKAKQNTTSTNPKKAPSNLSSPPPSKRPGLIGPGSE; encoded by the coding sequence ATGCTGGCCTTAAAAAAACAATTAAAAATGATTAGACTTCCTTTAGTTGTATTATTGGTATGTTGTTTTACCAATGTAGAAGGATATTCGCAGAAAGAGCAAGCCGCGGCTCCCGGAGCTAGCGAGCCGATTGTTCAAGTCACTGCCCCCAAAATGAAGCTGGAGATTACAGAGAAATTCTCCAAGATTCTTAAGTTTCCAGGCAAAATCAAACGTGTCGACGGATTTGATCCGACTGTGCTGGGGGTAACTGCTTTAACTCCAAATGAGATTCGGGTTCAAGCCATCATACCTGGGGTTACAACTCTGGTTATCACTGATGAAAACAAAAAAGTGTTTTCTGTTGAGACTTTTGTCAGTGGAGATGCTCGACATTTACAAGCCTATCTCCGTGAATTGTTTCCCAGCTCTTCTGTTACTGCGATCAAAGTGCAAGATTCCGTAGTCTTGCGTGGCTGGGTTACTGAACCAGAAGCCATTACCGAAATGGTCGAAATTGCGGAGCAGTTTTTTCCCAACGGTGTGTTGAACCAGATGAAACTGGCTGGCGTTCAGCAGGTTTTGCTCAAAGTTAAAATAATGGAAGTTCAACGCTCAAAGATACGGCAATTAGGCGTAAACTGGTTATTCTTAAATCAGTCGTCTTACGTTTACAGTACGCCTGGCTCTCTTGTTCCAATTACAGGAATTACAGTTCCCTTTGGTGGCCCCCCTGCACTGACTGCTTCACAGAATCTGCTCAGTGGAACTTCACTGGGGTTTGGACTGGTAGACAGCTCAAGCATCTTCCAGGCGTTTATTGAAGCATTAAAACAGGAAGCATTACTTAAGATTCTGGCGGAACCTGAATTGGTAACGACCAGTGGTCGTCCCGCTAACTTACTTTCTGGTGGTGAATTTCCAATTCTGGTACCACAAAGTTTGGGTACTGTTACGATTGAGTGGCGCGAGTTTGGTGTTCGAATGGAGGCGGTTCCTATTGTTCTCGGCAACGGTCGTTTACGATTGGAAGTACAGCCGGAAGTCAGTGAACGAGACTTTTCTAATGCGGTTCAGGTCGCTGGAACAACAGTACCTGGTTTAACAGTCCGCAGAGCGAATACGGCAGTGGAAATGAATTTCGGGGAAACGATGGTGATTGCCGGGTTAATTTCCAGTCGGAAAACAGCTGAAACTTCGAAAACTCCCTTTTTGGGTGAGCTTCCCGTGATAGGAGCAGCCTTCCGCAGAGTGAAATATAATGAAGGCGAGACGGAGTTGGTCATTATGGTAACACCTGAATTGGTCTCTCCACTGAAATCAGGGCAAACACCTCCGGGAGGCCCTGGGTTGTTTACAGCGACACCCACAGATCGTGAGTTGTACCTGGATGGTGTGCTTGAAGTGCCCAATTATGGGGACGATTGTCCTGAATGTCGTTATTCAGTACCTGGCCCAATCAGTCCAGAATCTATGATGTACTCTTCAGATCATGTATTGCCTCCTGCGTCTGCTTCACAGGTACCACCTGTACCGGCAGCACCCTCGGTTAAATCTGAAGTCATTAAGAAGTCGACTCTCTCACCAGAAGAGATGAAAAATTTACAGCAACAGCAAAAATTGAAAAAAGCGACTACAAAAACTCCTTTTAGTCCAAAGGTGCCGACTCTCAATGGCCCTTCGGCTGGTAAATGGAAAGCCAAACAAAATACAACAAGTACGAATCCGAAAAAGGCTCCTAGTAATCTAAGTAGTCCACCTCCCAGTAAGCGTCCTGGATTAATCGGCCCTGGAAGTGAATAG
- a CDS encoding A24 family peptidase — MDWQQLLLENWHVKFVSIVLIYAAYIDGKELRVPNWITYPMVVSGLIYMTWTGGLAGLGWGLLGMLVGLATLLPLYSVGGMGAGDVKLMAGIGAWLGVKITFYAFCVTTIVGAIMAIAMVLYRKKFYTHLAQAMVILDEWRSVKNPRELSRIAKERKPTMFLLPYGIPICIGSIAYFFYAGLL; from the coding sequence ATGGATTGGCAACAGTTACTTCTAGAGAATTGGCACGTAAAATTTGTATCCATCGTTTTGATTTATGCAGCTTACATTGATGGAAAAGAACTTCGAGTTCCAAACTGGATCACATATCCAATGGTGGTTTCTGGTTTGATCTATATGACTTGGACGGGTGGACTGGCTGGTCTTGGTTGGGGATTACTCGGGATGCTTGTTGGTCTGGCTACCCTGCTCCCCTTATACAGCGTCGGTGGAATGGGGGCTGGTGATGTGAAGTTGATGGCAGGTATCGGAGCCTGGTTGGGCGTCAAAATCACGTTCTATGCATTTTGTGTAACAACAATTGTAGGGGCAATCATGGCTATTGCTATGGTGCTCTATCGCAAGAAATTTTATACGCATTTAGCACAGGCCATGGTGATTCTCGACGAATGGCGTTCTGTTAAAAATCCACGTGAATTATCACGAATTGCAAAAGAGCGAAAGCCGACGATGTTTCTCCTTCCCTACGGAATTCCAATTTGCATTGGTTCAATCGCTTACTTTTTCTATGCCGGCTTGCTTTAA
- a CDS encoding DinB family protein, whose translation MSDYIATIQQLLEFNRNMTLKLLEEISQLDDPSSALTYQPGPQRAHIAWQMMHIAITEELFATDRLRKTTSNLSAWFPQFQKGSIADQTIPSAGEIREILAKSRENLLETLLTIHESDLDQIPEGLKERGWTNRLALQVICWHEAHHQGQAHLLLNSWKAEH comes from the coding sequence ATGAGTGATTACATTGCTACAATACAGCAACTTTTAGAATTTAATCGAAATATGACATTAAAATTACTGGAAGAAATATCGCAATTAGACGACCCATCTAGTGCTCTGACATATCAGCCTGGCCCCCAAAGGGCACATATTGCCTGGCAGATGATGCATATCGCCATTACAGAAGAATTATTTGCAACGGACCGTCTAAGAAAAACGACATCCAATTTGTCGGCTTGGTTCCCTCAATTTCAAAAAGGAAGCATTGCTGATCAGACCATTCCCTCCGCGGGTGAAATACGAGAAATCCTTGCCAAATCACGTGAGAATTTGCTTGAAACACTTTTGACAATCCATGAGTCAGATTTGGATCAAATTCCGGAAGGACTTAAAGAGCGGGGCTGGACAAATCGTCTGGCATTGCAAGTCATTTGCTGGCATGAGGCCCATCATCAAGGACAAGCCCATCTATTGCTCAACTCCTGGAAAGCGGAGCACTGA
- the cpaB gene encoding Flp pilus assembly protein CpaB: MKIKSLMMLVVAVGCGLVAMLGVRQVLNRDDQKQEIETANVLVTIAEIAPGTPLNESNVKFKSWPIDQIPEGSVTKLEDYKDRSIKTRAVPGEIVMKAKLSEQGARGASVEIPDGKRVFTTSVDMTKTHSGLILPGDFVDVYVTFSARKPEGGLTTITKVILERVKIFATDHLTDVGGADSNQVKSKNISILLSPKEGAILKMAERKGEVHLALRAQSDTSDTEDIQFNEDDLAEVFSIEGGEYKDENETNEEDSSKEADLAQNSGKTTSAKQFLDEEQQPQEMTSVGAEVEAELEEAKKMWQVEIFSGEQKTIQEVELLEEELEDKTAALKGLWEVFTKKQNEKIN, encoded by the coding sequence ATGAAAATAAAGTCATTGATGATGTTGGTCGTCGCAGTTGGTTGTGGACTGGTTGCGATGTTAGGCGTAAGGCAGGTGCTCAATCGAGATGATCAGAAGCAGGAAATTGAAACGGCAAATGTTCTGGTGACAATTGCTGAGATTGCTCCCGGTACTCCTCTGAACGAGTCGAATGTGAAGTTTAAGTCATGGCCAATCGATCAGATACCAGAAGGTTCTGTTACAAAACTGGAGGATTATAAGGATCGTTCCATCAAAACCCGAGCGGTTCCTGGTGAAATCGTGATGAAGGCAAAGCTCAGTGAGCAGGGAGCACGTGGAGCATCTGTAGAAATTCCAGATGGAAAACGAGTTTTTACAACATCGGTTGATATGACCAAAACTCATAGTGGTTTAATTCTTCCTGGTGATTTTGTTGACGTTTATGTGACTTTTTCAGCGCGTAAACCAGAGGGAGGCTTAACCACAATTACGAAGGTGATTCTGGAGCGTGTCAAGATCTTCGCGACGGACCATCTTACCGATGTCGGAGGGGCCGATAGCAATCAGGTAAAGTCAAAAAATATTTCGATACTACTGTCACCTAAAGAAGGTGCGATCTTAAAAATGGCTGAAAGAAAAGGAGAAGTTCATCTCGCATTAAGAGCGCAATCTGACACCTCGGATACAGAGGATATCCAATTTAATGAGGATGACTTAGCCGAAGTGTTTTCGATTGAAGGTGGTGAGTATAAGGACGAAAACGAAACAAACGAAGAAGACTCTTCAAAAGAAGCGGATCTGGCTCAAAACTCTGGCAAGACAACTTCAGCCAAACAGTTTTTGGATGAAGAGCAACAACCGCAGGAGATGACATCTGTGGGAGCAGAAGTCGAGGCAGAGCTAGAAGAAGCTAAAAAAATGTGGCAAGTTGAAATCTTTTCAGGAGAACAAAAAACAATCCAGGAAGTTGAACTTCTGGAAGAAGAACTGGAAGATAAAACGGCAGCTTTGAAAGGCTTGTGGGAAGTATTTACTAAGAAACAAAATGAAAAAATAAATTAG